From one Anabas testudineus chromosome 21, fAnaTes1.2, whole genome shotgun sequence genomic stretch:
- the LOC113173607 gene encoding olfactory receptor 2J3-like, with protein sequence MENDTVSFYFNLTMFVNIGHYRYPAFIFCLLIYSFILSANLVIILVISREKTLHEPMYLFIALLSFNSLYGSTGFFPRFLIDLLSDTHLISRPACFIQIYTLYTYGSYEMTILGIMAYDRYVAICHPLHYHRKMTSKTLIKLATMAGIFPAFLIILCVSLSARLPLCGHEIQKIFCANWNVVKLSCVTTVVNNIYGMLTAIATVFLPLFYVLYTYTQIVLICWTKSAEFKGKVLQRCLPHLLSFVIYSLVAFCDVALTRYNLEETNPFVAVMLLLELAIVPPVLNPLVYGLKLPEIRRHISRMFSWYKK encoded by the coding sequence ATGGAAAACGACACTGTGTCTTTTTACTTTAACCTCACTATGTTTGTGAACATTGGACACTATCGCTACCCAGCCTTTATCTTCTGTCTTCTGATCTATAGCTTTATTTTGTCTGCTAATCTTGTCATCATACTGGTGATATCTCGAGAGAAAACACTACATGAAccaatgtatttgtttattgctttgttgtcttttaaCTCTCTGTATGGCTCTACTGGTTTCTTCCCCAGATTCCTCATAGACCTTCTGTCTGATACTCATTTGATCTCACGTCCTGCTTGTTTCATTCAGATCTATACTCTTTACACGTATGGTTCTTATGAAATGACCATTCTTGGCATTATGGCATATGATAGATATGTTGCAATATGTCATCCTTTACACTATCACAGAAAGATGACCTCTAAAACTCTTATAAAGTTGGCAACAATGGCAGGGATTTTTCCAGCCTTTCTTATCATattatgtgtttctttgtcGGCCAGGCTTCCTTTGTGTGGTCATGagatacaaaaaatattttgtgctAACTGGAATGTTGTAAAATTATCATGTGTCACCACCgttgttaataatatttatgGTATGCTGACGGCCATAGCTACAGTTTTCCTTCCCCTTTTTTATGTCTTGTATACCTATACACAAATTGTGCTTATTTGTTGGACAAAATCAGCAGAATTTAAAGGAAAGGTATTGCAAAGGTGTCTGCCACACTTGCTTTCATTTGTGATTTACTCCCTCGTAGCATTTTGTGATGTTGCTTTAACCCGATATAATCTGGAAGAGACTAATCCATTCGTGGCTGTGATGTTGTTGTTAGAGCTTGCTATCGTTCCCCCAGTCTTGAATCCTCTTGTGTATGGCCTAAAGTTACCTGAAATTAGAAGACACATTTCAAGGATGTTTTCTTGGTATAAAAAATGA
- the LOC113172833 gene encoding olfactory receptor 5F1-like: MDNVSQITMLTLSGLNGTANYRFILFGLTVLCYCVILLVKMTIIVTVIVDKSLHEPMYIFLCNLCINGLYGTAGFYPKFLIDLLSPIQVISHAGCLLQGFVLHSSACADSSLLALMAYDRYVAICRPLMYHSVMTKQRICVLVFVAWLLPFFLMFLSTVTSTSRLCGSNIPKIYCVNWVVNVLTCSDTIAKNIIPYLNYTFYLGHAGFVVWTYIYMMKTCLKSKETMARFMQTCIPHVLSVTVFTVTLLVELLYMRFGSKDLSQHVQNFIAIEFLLFPPIFNPLIYGFKLAQIRKNIVNFIYGISAAFRLKS; encoded by the coding sequence ATGGATAATGTGTCGCAGATCACTATGCTTACTCTGTCAGGGTTGAATGGCACAGCAAACTACAGATTCATTCTCTTTGGGCTCACtgtattgtgttattgtgtgattttgttggTAAAAATGACAATTATTGTGACAGTAATTGTGGATAAAAGCCTTCATGAGCCCATGTACATCTTTCTCTGTAATCTGTGCATCAACGGACTTTATGGGACAGCTGGATTTTACCCCAAATTCCTAATTGATCTTTTGTCTCCCATTCAGGTCATTTCTCATGCTGGATGTCTTCTTCAGGGTTTTGTGTTGCACTCTTCAGCTTGTGCTGATTCCTCTCTTCTAGCTCTAATGGCCTACGACAGATATGTGGCCATATGTCGTCCTCTGATGTACCACTCTGTTATGACTAAACAAAGaatttgtgtgttggtgtttgtggcttggcttcttcctttttttctcatgttCCTGAGCACAGTAACTTCGACATCAAGATTATGTGGCTCAAACATACCAAAAATTTACTGTGTCAATTGGGTCGTTAATGTTCTAACTTGTTCTGACACAATTGCAAAAAATATTATTCCATATTTGAATTATACTTTTTATCTTGGCCATGctggttttgttgtttggacttatatatatatgatgaaAACCTGCCTAAAATCCAAAGAGACTATGGCTAGATTTATGCAGACATGTATACCACATGTTTTATCTGTGACagtttttactgtaactttaCTTGTGGAATTGTTGTACATGCGATTTGGCTCAAAAGATTTATCGCAGCATGTCCAGAATTTTATAGCAATagaatttctcctttttcctccaaTTTTTAATCCACTCATATATGGTTTCAAATTAGCACAGATAAGAAAAAATATTGTCAATTTTATTTATGGGATAAGTGCAGCTTTTAGACTAAAGTCATAA